A window of Dorea formicigenerans contains these coding sequences:
- a CDS encoding ABC transporter permease subunit — protein sequence MLSALLSPFVLLLSPTLLSASIFLVVYNIVWATLFATITGIMTIDKRYLDKAATLELTGVKRFMKVILPAASPSILAGFVNSLRSSFVMLVFAEMYGGGSGMGYFVKKNSELGVFANTWVGFIFMVIVLVVVMQIFEKVKEQLLKWTID from the coding sequence TTGTTATCTGCCTTATTGTCGCCGTTTGTACTGTTGTTGTCACCAACATTATTATCAGCTTCCATATTTTTGGTTGTATATAATATTGTCTGGGCAACATTATTTGCTACAATCACAGGAATCATGACCATTGATAAGCGCTATTTGGACAAGGCAGCTACATTGGAACTGACAGGTGTAAAGCGGTTCATGAAAGTAATTCTGCCGGCAGCAAGTCCATCTATTCTGGCCGGTTTTGTAAATTCACTGAGAAGTTCTTTTGTAATGCTTGTATTTGCCGAAATGTATGGTGGCGGTTCAGGCATGGGCTATTTTGTAAAAAAGAATTCTGAACTTGGTGTATTTGCCAATACCTGGGTTGGATTTATCTTTATGGTAATTGTGTTAGTAGTTGTAATGCAGATATTTGAAAAGGTGAAAGAGCAGCTGCTTAAATGGACAATTGATTAA
- a CDS encoding N-acetylmannosamine-6-phosphate 2-epimerase, with the protein MNQKVENLKGKLIVSCQALSNEPLHSSFIMGRMALAAKEGGAFGIRANTKEDIKEIQSQVDLPIIGIVKRDYEDSDIYITPTMKEIDELMEVKPEIIAMDATISKRPGNKTLDEFFKEAKEKYPDQLWMADCSTVEEAIHADELGFDFIGTTMVGYTEQSKGDKIEANDFEILRKIVAGTKHRVIAEGNINTPEKARHVIELGAYSVVVGSIITRPQLITKSFVEEMKKLEA; encoded by the coding sequence ATGAATCAGAAGGTAGAAAACCTGAAAGGTAAATTAATTGTATCTTGTCAGGCATTGTCAAATGAGCCGTTGCATTCTTCTTTCATTATGGGACGCATGGCTTTGGCTGCAAAAGAAGGTGGAGCATTTGGAATCCGTGCAAATACAAAAGAGGACATTAAAGAGATTCAGTCACAGGTAGATCTTCCAATTATCGGTATTGTGAAGAGAGATTACGAAGACAGTGACATTTATATTACTCCTACCATGAAAGAAATTGATGAACTGATGGAAGTAAAGCCGGAAATTATTGCGATGGATGCTACCATTTCAAAAAGACCGGGAAATAAGACACTGGATGAATTCTTCAAAGAAGCAAAAGAAAAATATCCGGATCAGCTTTGGATGGCGGATTGTTCTACTGTTGAAGAAGCAATTCATGCAGATGAACTTGGATTTGATTTTATCGGAACAACGATGGTCGGATATACAGAGCAAAGCAAAGGTGACAAGATTGAAGCAAATGATTTTGAAATTTTAAGAAAGATTGTTGCCGGAACAAAGCATCGTGTCATTGCAGAAGGAAATATTAATACTCCTGAAAAAGCAAGACATGTGATTGAGCTTGGAGCATATAGCGTAGTAGTTGGTTCAATTATTACAAGACCGCAACTTATCACAAAATCTTTTGTAGAAGAGATGAAAAAACTGGAAGCTTAA
- the nagB gene encoding glucosamine-6-phosphate deaminase, with the protein MVIYKAKDYQDMSRKAANIISAQIIMKPNCVLGLATGSSPVGTYKQLIEWYKKGDLDFSQVTSINLDEYKGLSPENDQSYRYFMNTNLFNHVNINKSHTFVPNGLEADSKKACDDYNEIIHSQGGIDLQLLGLGHNGHIGFNEPGAAFEKETHCVDLTESTIEANKRFFASEDEVPRQAYTMGIKNIMQAKKILVVVSGKDKAEILKKVLYGAITPEVPASILQLHNDVTIVADEAALSEIDK; encoded by the coding sequence ATGGTTATTTACAAAGCAAAAGATTATCAGGACATGAGTAGAAAAGCTGCAAATATTATTTCAGCACAGATTATTATGAAACCAAACTGTGTGCTTGGACTTGCCACAGGTTCTTCCCCAGTCGGAACTTACAAACAATTGATCGAATGGTATAAAAAAGGGGATTTAGATTTTTCACAGGTAACGAGTATCAATTTGGACGAATATAAAGGTTTAAGTCCGGAAAATGATCAAAGCTACCGTTACTTTATGAATACCAATCTGTTCAATCATGTAAATATCAATAAATCCCACACATTTGTCCCTAATGGTCTGGAAGCAGATTCTAAAAAAGCGTGTGATGATTATAATGAAATTATCCACAGCCAGGGAGGTATTGACCTCCAGCTTCTTGGACTTGGTCACAACGGGCACATTGGTTTTAACGAGCCTGGAGCTGCTTTCGAAAAAGAAACTCACTGTGTTGATCTGACAGAAAGTACAATTGAAGCCAACAAACGCTTCTTTGCTTCCGAAGACGAGGTGCCACGCCAGGCATATACCATGGGCATCAAGAATATCATGCAGGCAAAGAAAATTTTGGTCGTAGTCAGTGGTAAGGACAAAGCTGAAATCTTAAAGAAAGTACTCTATGGAGCAATCACTCCGGAAGTACCGGCTTCCATCCTTCAGTTACATAATGATGTAACAATCGTTGCTGATGAAGCTGCACTGAGTGAGATTGATAAATAA
- a CDS encoding dihydrodipicolinate synthase family protein: protein MRNLDKYKGVIPAFYACYDKDGNISPEAVQALTKYFVEKGVKGVYVNGSSGECIYQSVEDRKIVLENVMKAAEGKLTVIAHVACNNTKDSQELAKHAESLGVDAIAAIPPIYFHLPEYAIAKYWNDISAAAPNTDFVIYNIPQLAGVALTQSLFAEMRKNPNVIGVKNSSMPVQDIQMFKQAAGPDYIIFNGPDEQFMSGRVIGAEGAIGGTYGVMPELYLKLDDYVKAGEMEKAREIQYACDEIIYKMCSAHGNMYAVIKAILKINEGLELGGVREPLPALIDADMDIVKEAAQMICDAKKKYL from the coding sequence ATGAGAAATCTTGATAAGTACAAAGGTGTTATCCCGGCATTTTATGCATGCTATGACAAAGACGGAAACATTAGTCCGGAGGCTGTTCAGGCACTGACAAAATACTTTGTTGAAAAAGGCGTCAAAGGTGTGTATGTAAATGGCTCTTCAGGAGAGTGCATTTACCAGAGCGTAGAGGACCGCAAGATTGTGCTTGAAAATGTAATGAAAGCTGCAGAAGGAAAGCTGACAGTTATCGCACATGTTGCATGCAATAACACAAAAGACAGCCAGGAACTTGCAAAACATGCAGAGAGCCTTGGGGTAGATGCAATCGCTGCAATTCCTCCGATTTATTTCCATTTACCAGAGTATGCAATTGCCAAGTACTGGAATGATATCAGTGCAGCAGCACCAAATACAGACTTCGTTATTTACAACATTCCACAGCTTGCAGGTGTTGCTCTTACACAGAGCTTGTTTGCTGAGATGAGAAAGAATCCGAATGTTATCGGTGTAAAGAATTCTTCTATGCCGGTTCAGGATATCCAGATGTTCAAACAGGCTGCAGGTCCTGATTACATTATTTTCAACGGACCGGATGAGCAGTTCATGAGCGGACGTGTCATCGGAGCAGAAGGAGCAATCGGTGGAACTTATGGTGTTATGCCTGAGTTATACTTGAAACTGGATGATTATGTAAAAGCAGGCGAGATGGAAAAGGCAAGAGAAATCCAGTATGCATGTGATGAGATTATTTACAAAATGTGTTCTGCACATGGAAACATGTATGCAGTGATCAAAGCTATTCTCAAGATTAATGAAGGATTGGAACTCGGCGGAGTCAGAGAGCCGCTTCCGGCATTGATTGATGCTGATATGGACATTGTAAAAGAAGCTGCACAGATGATCTGTGATGCGAAAAAGAAATATTTATAA